Proteins from a genomic interval of Papaver somniferum cultivar HN1 chromosome 4, ASM357369v1, whole genome shotgun sequence:
- the LOC113275162 gene encoding protein ECERIFERUM 1-like has translation MASKPGPLSEWPWKGLGNYKYIVLAPWVAHSVYSYVTSKDEIWERDLTSLLVFPYLLWRWIHGQIWITLARFQTARSKHRILDKGIEFEQVDRERNWDDLIILNGLIFYPMINILPGASNLPIWRTDGVVISFLIHAGPTEFLYYWLHKALHHHYLYSRYHSHHHSSIVTEPITSVVHPFAEHIMYFILFGIPMAVPVLTGTGSIAAMLLYITYVDFMNNLGHCNFELVPKWVFDVFPVLKYIMYTPSFHSLHHTQFRTNLSLFMPLYDYMYGTMDVSSDKLYETSLKGRENKVDVVHLTHPTTLESIYHLRPAIASLASSPYAPKWYLWVFWPITYGCMLLSWIWDTTFTVERHLFDDLKMQTWAVPRYSFQYFLPWQKDKINNLIEKAIVTAEEAGAKVFSLGLLNQGEELNGNGELYLQKKPKLNIRIVDGSSLAVAVILNSIPQGTKEVLLRTNLSKVVYAVTEKLCQKGVKVAVVSSNDLKNLKLRLSTELWSNLILATTRNQKVWLVEAGVLTEDEQKQAPEGTHFIPVSQFPVKRARKDCVYYTTPALVIPKALENVHACENWLPRRVMSAMHVAGVVHALEGWDSHECGDKLLDVEKVWSAAVRHGFRLPVVVRSS, from the exons ATGGCTTCCAAGCCTGGACCTTTATCTGAGTGGCCATGGAAAGGTCTTGGAAACTACAAG TACATAGTTTTGGCACCATGGGTAGCACACAGTGTGTATTCATATGTGACTTCCAAGGACGAAATATGGGAGAGAGACTTAACAAGCTTACTGGTATTCCCATATTTGCTATGGAGGTGGATTCATGGCCAAATTTGGATAACACTAGCTCGTTTTCAAACAGCTCGAAGCAAACATCGTATACTCGATAAAGGCATTGAATTCGAACAAGTTGACAGAGAAAGAAACTG GGATGATCTGATAATACTCAATGGATTGATATTCTACCCAATGATCAACATTCTTCCCGGAGCATCAAATTTACCTATATGGAGAACTGACGGTGTAGTCATTTCATTTCTGATTCACGCTGGTCCAACCGAATTTCTCTACTACTGGTTGCATAAAGCTCTGCACCACCATTACCTCTACTCTCGTTACCATTCTCATCATCATTCCTCCATTGTCACCGAACCCATTACAT ccgtcgttcatcccttcgcgGAGCATATAATGTACTTTATCCTATTTGGCATACCCATGGCAGTCCCAGTATTAACTGGAACTGGATCCATTGCAGCAATGTTGCTTTACATAACATATGTTGATTTCATGAACAACCTGGGGCATTGCAACTTCGAACTTGTCCCCAAATGGGTATTTGATGTTTTCCCAGTTCTGAAGTACATCATGTATACGCCATC gtTTCATTCTCTTCATCATACACAATTCAGGACAAACTTATCGCTATTCATGCCTTTGTACGATTACATGTATGGTACAATGGACGTATCATCAGACAAGTTATATGAAACTTCACTGAAAGGGAGAGAGAATAAAGTTGATGTAGTTCACTTGACCCATCCAACCACACTTGAATCGATCTATCATCTTCGGCCAGCCATTGCTTCTTTGGCATCCAGTCCTTATGCCCCAAAATGGTATCTGTGGGTGTTTTGGCCCATCACATATGGGTGTATGCTGTTAAGTTGGATTTGGGATACAACTTTTACTGTCGAGAGGCATTTGTTTGATGATCTCAAAATGCAAACTTGGGCTGTACCAAGATATTCTTTCCAA TATTTCTTGCCATGGCAAAAAGATAAAATCAATAACTTGATTGAGAAAGCTATAGTAACAGCTGAGGAAGCAGGTGCTAAGGTGTTCAGTCTAGGTCTCCTAAACCAG GGAGAAGAATTGAATGGAAATGGTGAACTCTATCTTCAAAAGAAACCAAAGCTAAACATAAGAATTGTGGATGGTAGTAGTTTGGCAGTGGCAGTGATACTCAACAGCATTCCACAAGGAACTAAAGAAGTACTTCTCAGAACAAATCTTTCTAAAGTTGTTTATGCAGTTACTGAAAAGTTGTGTCAGAAAGGAGTGAAG GTAGCTGTGGTTTCCAGTAATGATCTGAAGAACCTTAAACTTAGACTTTCCACTGAATTATGGAGTAATTTGATCCTTGCAACTACTCGCAATCAAAAG GTATGGTTGGTTGAAGCTGGAGTTTTGACAGAAGATGAGCAAAAACAGGCACCAGAAGGAACACATTTCATACCAGTCTCACAATTTCCAGTAAAGAGAGCTAGAAAGGACTGTGTTTACTACACAACTCCAGCCCTGGTTATTCCTAAAGCTTTAGAGAATGTGCATGCTTGTGAG AACTGGTTGCCGAGAAGGGTAATGAGTGCAATGCATGTAGCGGGAGTTGTGCATGCATTGGAAGGATGGGATTCACATGAGTGCGGAGACAAGTTACTCGATGTGGAGAAAGTATGGAGTGCTGCTGTTCGTCATGGATTCCGACTTCCTGTCGTGGTTCGCAGTTCTTAA
- the LOC113275164 gene encoding transducin beta-like protein 2 — MEEQSSLFLGFGVVPVLIISVSLGTLIALVFFSDYFRQKRSEVETISKPDEIVNHKSKRSSHNNNSRKPHSRSQLHASDKDQVKRHHPLDINTLKGHGDSVTALCFSSDGRNLATACADGIVRIFKLDDALSKSFKFLRINLPAGGQPTAVAFSDGASSVVVSSQNLSGSSLYMYGEGSANSANDGGKQQPKLPVPEIKWEHRKVHQSRAIVTLSGTAASYDTADGSTVIVSCSEGTDIILWHGKSGKILGNTDTNQLKNNMATVSPNGRFIAAAAFTADVKVWEIVYSKDGSVKEVAAVMQLKGHKSAVTWLCFSPNSEQIITASKDGTIRIWNINVRYHLSEDPKTLKVFPIPLHDSEGETLHYDRLSISPDGKVLAATHDSMLQWLCVETGKVLDTADKAHDANITGIAWAPKKIPMGPDRGMVLATAGADKKVKFWMAPA; from the exons ATGGAAGAACAATCATCACTGTTTCTAGGGTTTGGAGTTGTTCCAGTTCTTATAATCTCAGTTTCACTTGGAACTCTCATTGCTCTCGTTTTCTTCTCTGATTACTTTCGTCAGAAAAGATCTGAAGTTGAAACCATTTCAAAACCAGATGAAATTGTGAATCACAAATCAAAGAGATCTTCTCATAATAATAATTCTAGAAAACCACATTCTAGATCTCAGTTACACGCCTCAGACAAG GATCAAGTGAAAAGACATCATCCATTGGATATTAATACTCTGAAAGGTCATGGAGATTCGGTTACAGCTTTGTGTTTCTCATCTGATGGCAGAAATTTGGCTACAG CTTGTGCTGACGGGATTGTCAGGATATTCAAATTGGATGATGCTCTGAGTAAAAGCTTCAA ATTTCTGAGAATTAACTTACCAGCTGGAGGACAGCCAACAGCAGTTGCCTTCTCCGATGGAGCGTCATCTGTGGTTGTGTCATCTCAAAATCTTTCTGGTTCTTCTTTATATATGTATGGTGAAGGAAGTGCAAATTCTGCTAATGACGGCGGTAAGCAACAACCCAAGCTTCCCGTTCCAGAAATTAAATGGGAACACCGGAAAGTTCATCAGTCAAGGGCTATTGTTACCCTTTCTGGAACTGCTGCCAGTTATGACACTGCTGATGGAAGTACAGTAATTGTTTCGTGTTCAGAAG GTACTGACATCATCCTTTGGCATGGAAAGAGTGGGAAGATTTTGGGGAACACCGACACGAACCAGCTCAAAAACAATATGGCCACAGTATCTCCCAATGGGAGGTTTATTGCTGCTGCAGCTTTTACTGCTGATGTGAAG GTATGGGAAATCGTATATTCCAAAGATGGTTCAGTAAAGGAGGTTGCAGCAGTTATGCAGCTTAAGGGTCATAAG AGTGCCGTGACTTGGTTATGCTTTTCACCAAATTCAGAACAAATTATAACAGCATCCAAGGATGGTACCATAAGAATATGGAACATTAACG TTCGTTATCATCTTTCTGAGGACCCAAAGACTCTAAAGGTGTTCCCGATACCACTTCATGACTCGGAGGGGGAAACTTTGCACTATGATCGTCTCAGTATTTCACCTGATGGAAAAGTATTGGCTGCCACCCATGATTCAATGCTGCAATGGCTGTGTGTTGAAACTGGGAAGGTTTTGGACACAGCTGATAAGGCTCACGATG CCAACATCACAGGCATTGCTTGGGCACCAAAGAAAATTCCTATGG GACCTGATCGTGGAATGGTTTTAGCCACTGCTGGTGCTGACAAGAAAGTGAAGTTTTGGATGGCTCCAGCCTGA
- the LOC113275163 gene encoding protein trichome birefringence-like 2 isoform X1 produces the protein MRPLARVSHNLHSKPRGNYSSILSRYSYVFGTSILIITAIIVLFISLFSPSIINPMLQNNLDQKFTFIPFDSTTTTSVLPSLSSSPELVNSSDQTNQKLTSTVLFKEIMSNTTETISHLKVGDSVTGDKADSNLTSPSSFSSNTSSRSVSRKRRKKSQKKTSSGSRANDEIKKKENGDDCNIFGGEWVWVDNRKPYYPPGSCPFIEQGSNFNCFKNGKTDDAYLNWQWQWQSQETNPRCSDTIPRVLNATDFLERLRRKKVVVAGDSMNRNMFSSLACILWNAAADKSKVFRLFEGGLLVRFQDYNCTVRFVWSAFLVYETQPQNSRTQESILKQEPETLRLDLIDPHASLYYPDADILVFDSWHWWVGHKVHNGTNYFQEGDYLHPQMDVRTAYKKALTTWSRWIDKNIDPNKTQVIFREHSISHYTGSKWNKDGKCDRLKAPLTNDETFIEKNPSEVKHTQDTIRRMKTPVIYLDVAKQTYYRVDAHPSTYTSSSNKNNTKMKVDCSHWCLPGVPDTWNELLYISLLRAGKGSFAR, from the exons ATGCGTCCACTTGCAAGAGTATCACATAATTTACATTCAAAGCCAAGAGGAAATTATTCATCAATACTTTCTAGGTATAGTTACGTCTTTGGAACTTCAATCCTCATCATCACTGCTATTATAGTCTTGTTTATCTCATTATTTTCGCcatcaatcataaatcctatgcttCAAAATAATCTTGACCAAAAATTTACATTCATACCGTTTGACAGTACTACTACTACTTCTGTTTTGCCGTCTTTGAGTTCTTCACCGGAGCTGGTGAATAGCTCTGACCAGACAAATCAAAAGTTAACATCTACTGTTTTGTTCAAAGAGATAATGAGCAACACTACGGAAACGATTAGTCATCTCAAAGTCGGGGATTCCGTCACCGGAGATAAAGCCGATTCTAATTTAACGTCGCCAAGTAGTTTTTCGAGCAATACTAGTAGTAGATCAgtttcaagaaaaagaagaaaaaaatctcaaaagAAAACTAGCAGTGGATCTAGAGCAAATGATgagataaagaaaaaagaaaatggtGATGATTGCAATATTTTTGGTGGTGAATGGGTATGGGTTGACAACAGGAAACCGTACTATCCTCCGGGTTCATGTCCTTTTATCGAACAAGGaagtaacttcaattgtttcaagaACGGGAAAACTGATGATGCATATCTGAATTGGCAATGGCAATGGCAATCTCAAGAAACTAATCCACGGTGCAGTGACACTATCCCAAG GGTTCTGAATGCAACTGATTTCCTTGAGAGATTGAGAAGAAAAAAGGTGGTGGTTGCTGGGGATTCTATGAACCGCAATATGTTTTCGTCATTAGCATGTATTCTTTGGAATGCTGCTGCAGATAAGAGCAAAGTTTTCCGGCTCTTTGAAGGAGGATTGTTAGTGAGATTTCAG GACTACAATTGCACCGTAAGATTTGTTTGGTCGGCTTTTCTGGTTTATGAAACACAACCACAAAACAGCCGAACTCAGGAAAGTATATTAAAACAAGAACCGGAGACGCTGAGACTGGATTTGATCGACCCACACGCATCATTATACTACCCTGATGCTGATATTTTAGTGTTCGATTCTTGGCACTGGTGGGTTGGACATAAAGTTCACAATGG GACAAACTACTTTCAAGAAGGTGATTATTTGCACCCACAAATGGATGTTCGTACAGCATACAAGAAAGCTCTTACTACTTGGAGTAGATGGATTGATAAAAACATAGACCCCAACAAAACTCAAGTTATTTTTCGAGAACATTCAATTAGTCATTACAC GGGAAGTAAATGGAATAAAGATGGAAAATGCGACAGACTGAAGGCACCGCTCACGAATGACGAAACcttcatagaaaaaaatccatcaGAAGTGAAACATACACAAGACACGATACGGAGAATGAAGACTCCCGTTATATATTTGGACGTCGCTAAGCAGACCTACTACCGAGTAGACGCACATCCTTCAACTTATACGAGTTCTTCCAACAAGAATAATACAAAGATGAAAGTAGATTGCAGTCATTGGTGCTTACCCGGTGTTCCTGATACATGGAATGAGTTGTTGTATATTTCTCTCCTCAGAGCTGGTAAAGGGTCTTTTGCCAGGTGA
- the LOC113275163 gene encoding protein trichome birefringence-like 2 isoform X2, whose amino-acid sequence MRPLARVSHNLHSKPRGNYSSILSSTTTTSVLPSLSSSPELVNSSDQTNQKLTSTVLFKEIMSNTTETISHLKVGDSVTGDKADSNLTSPSSFSSNTSSRSVSRKRRKKSQKKTSSGSRANDEIKKKENGDDCNIFGGEWVWVDNRKPYYPPGSCPFIEQGSNFNCFKNGKTDDAYLNWQWQWQSQETNPRCSDTIPRVLNATDFLERLRRKKVVVAGDSMNRNMFSSLACILWNAAADKSKVFRLFEGGLLVRFQDYNCTVRFVWSAFLVYETQPQNSRTQESILKQEPETLRLDLIDPHASLYYPDADILVFDSWHWWVGHKVHNGTNYFQEGDYLHPQMDVRTAYKKALTTWSRWIDKNIDPNKTQVIFREHSISHYTGSKWNKDGKCDRLKAPLTNDETFIEKNPSEVKHTQDTIRRMKTPVIYLDVAKQTYYRVDAHPSTYTSSSNKNNTKMKVDCSHWCLPGVPDTWNELLYISLLRAGKGSFAR is encoded by the exons ATGCGTCCACTTGCAAGAGTATCACATAATTTACATTCAAAGCCAAGAGGAAATTATTCATCAATACTTTCTAG TACTACTACTACTTCTGTTTTGCCGTCTTTGAGTTCTTCACCGGAGCTGGTGAATAGCTCTGACCAGACAAATCAAAAGTTAACATCTACTGTTTTGTTCAAAGAGATAATGAGCAACACTACGGAAACGATTAGTCATCTCAAAGTCGGGGATTCCGTCACCGGAGATAAAGCCGATTCTAATTTAACGTCGCCAAGTAGTTTTTCGAGCAATACTAGTAGTAGATCAgtttcaagaaaaagaagaaaaaaatctcaaaagAAAACTAGCAGTGGATCTAGAGCAAATGATgagataaagaaaaaagaaaatggtGATGATTGCAATATTTTTGGTGGTGAATGGGTATGGGTTGACAACAGGAAACCGTACTATCCTCCGGGTTCATGTCCTTTTATCGAACAAGGaagtaacttcaattgtttcaagaACGGGAAAACTGATGATGCATATCTGAATTGGCAATGGCAATGGCAATCTCAAGAAACTAATCCACGGTGCAGTGACACTATCCCAAG GGTTCTGAATGCAACTGATTTCCTTGAGAGATTGAGAAGAAAAAAGGTGGTGGTTGCTGGGGATTCTATGAACCGCAATATGTTTTCGTCATTAGCATGTATTCTTTGGAATGCTGCTGCAGATAAGAGCAAAGTTTTCCGGCTCTTTGAAGGAGGATTGTTAGTGAGATTTCAG GACTACAATTGCACCGTAAGATTTGTTTGGTCGGCTTTTCTGGTTTATGAAACACAACCACAAAACAGCCGAACTCAGGAAAGTATATTAAAACAAGAACCGGAGACGCTGAGACTGGATTTGATCGACCCACACGCATCATTATACTACCCTGATGCTGATATTTTAGTGTTCGATTCTTGGCACTGGTGGGTTGGACATAAAGTTCACAATGG GACAAACTACTTTCAAGAAGGTGATTATTTGCACCCACAAATGGATGTTCGTACAGCATACAAGAAAGCTCTTACTACTTGGAGTAGATGGATTGATAAAAACATAGACCCCAACAAAACTCAAGTTATTTTTCGAGAACATTCAATTAGTCATTACAC GGGAAGTAAATGGAATAAAGATGGAAAATGCGACAGACTGAAGGCACCGCTCACGAATGACGAAACcttcatagaaaaaaatccatcaGAAGTGAAACATACACAAGACACGATACGGAGAATGAAGACTCCCGTTATATATTTGGACGTCGCTAAGCAGACCTACTACCGAGTAGACGCACATCCTTCAACTTATACGAGTTCTTCCAACAAGAATAATACAAAGATGAAAGTAGATTGCAGTCATTGGTGCTTACCCGGTGTTCCTGATACATGGAATGAGTTGTTGTATATTTCTCTCCTCAGAGCTGGTAAAGGGTCTTTTGCCAGGTGA